One window of the Balaenoptera ricei isolate mBalRic1 chromosome X, mBalRic1.hap2, whole genome shotgun sequence genome contains the following:
- the LOC132357077 gene encoding profilin-2-like, whose protein sequence is MCCDAAIITNSPPWLLASYPEGNLFQLTQEEIQILLVREEREKLFLQGITLAGTKCLLTRDNLYTEGNNTMDLHTKGQSWGNQAVTVVQIESVYLVVMGHQGTEGGSLNLKAFKMAGYIREAIHQLLAHF, encoded by the coding sequence ATGTGCTGTGATGCAGCGATAATCACCAATTCCCCACCCTGGTTGTTAGCTTCTTATCCTGAAGGCAACTTGTTCCAATTGACCCAGGAAGAAATTCAGATCTTGCtagtgagagaggagagagagaagttgTTTCTTCAGGGAATCACCCTTGCAGGGACCAAATGTTTGCTGACCCGGGACAACCTGTACACTGAGGGCAACAACACCATGGACCTCCACACCAAAGGCCAGAGTTGGGGCAACCAGGCAGTGACAGTAGTTCAGATCGAGTCTGTATACCTTGTGGTGATGGGACAccaaggaacagaaggagggtcTCTCAACCTCAAGGCTTTCAAGATGGCGGGTTACATCAGAGAGGCCATTCATCAACTCCTGGCCCATTTCTAA